A stretch of Oscillospiraceae bacterium DNA encodes these proteins:
- a CDS encoding DNA primase, producing the protein MPLPGAFLTELKARCDIETIIGTYVRLKRTGTNSVGNCPFHSEKTPSFTVFRNTQSFYCFGCGAGGDVITFVMRMENLDYMAAVEKLANMAGMAMPEDNPVYGAKRIDRKRIFELNKKAARFFHNALMDPKNSDALRYITDRGLTLRTIKHFGIGYADTGFDSLSGYLISEGYKPEELKEAFLCGISKYNKPFDMFRGRIIFPIIDTSGEVIAFGGRIIGDGMPKYLNSSDTPVFNKRRNLYALNYAKATTDSSLILCEGYMDVVALHQAGFFNAVATLGTAITPEQARVMARYASKVYICYDSDAAGQKATDKAIALLGEAGLSVKVITVKNAKDPDEYIKKFGKASFAALINGSEGKIDFKFRTLMGNYNLDVPEEKLDFINKSCDMLCDVYSAVELDVFLLKLKELTGVELSTLKNEVEKRRRKREKQFREKALDEQIQKSMGYGDRINPDRQKYKACASIEENILGIIMLRSDYLRDEKIMSRIKPELFICEFNRRVFSGILEISAQNEGSFDIGELGQFFTPEEMGAIMKMQVNRSRLSNNSPDVLDELIERLVEQNNKKNAGEMSLEEYLQSLKNKLS; encoded by the coding sequence ATGCCATTACCGGGCGCGTTTTTAACCGAATTAAAAGCAAGATGCGATATTGAAACAATAATCGGTACATACGTCCGCCTGAAAAGGACGGGTACCAATTCCGTGGGAAATTGCCCTTTTCATAGCGAAAAAACACCATCTTTTACCGTTTTCCGCAATACCCAGAGCTTTTATTGCTTCGGATGTGGTGCGGGTGGAGACGTTATAACCTTTGTTATGCGTATGGAAAACCTGGATTACATGGCGGCAGTGGAAAAATTGGCCAACATGGCGGGAATGGCAATGCCGGAGGATAACCCGGTTTACGGCGCAAAAAGGATTGACCGCAAGCGCATTTTTGAGTTGAACAAAAAAGCTGCGCGTTTTTTCCATAATGCTCTCATGGATCCCAAGAATTCCGACGCACTGAGATATATAACCGACCGCGGGCTGACACTGCGAACCATAAAGCACTTCGGCATCGGTTACGCCGACACCGGATTTGATTCACTCAGCGGTTATCTCATAAGCGAGGGGTACAAGCCGGAGGAGCTTAAAGAAGCGTTTTTGTGCGGAATAAGCAAGTATAATAAGCCATTTGATATGTTCAGAGGCAGAATAATTTTTCCGATTATAGACACCTCGGGTGAGGTGATTGCCTTCGGCGGACGTATTATAGGCGACGGTATGCCCAAGTATCTCAATTCCTCCGATACGCCCGTGTTCAATAAACGCCGTAATTTGTACGCGCTTAATTACGCCAAGGCGACTACTGATTCATCGCTCATACTTTGTGAGGGGTATATGGATGTTGTCGCACTGCATCAGGCAGGATTTTTTAACGCGGTGGCGACACTGGGCACTGCCATCACGCCCGAACAGGCGCGTGTGATGGCAAGATATGCTTCAAAGGTGTACATATGCTACGATTCGGATGCCGCAGGGCAGAAGGCAACCGACAAAGCAATAGCACTTCTCGGCGAGGCAGGGCTTTCGGTAAAAGTTATTACCGTCAAAAACGCCAAGGACCCCGACGAGTACATAAAAAAATTCGGCAAGGCATCCTTTGCGGCACTTATCAACGGCTCGGAGGGCAAAATTGACTTTAAATTCCGCACGCTTATGGGTAACTACAACCTTGACGTGCCGGAGGAAAAGCTTGATTTTATTAATAAATCCTGCGATATGCTGTGTGACGTGTACTCGGCAGTGGAGCTGGATGTTTTTCTCCTTAAATTGAAGGAGCTTACCGGGGTAGAGCTTTCAACACTTAAAAACGAGGTTGAAAAGCGTCGCCGAAAGCGAGAAAAGCAGTTCAGGGAAAAAGCGCTTGACGAACAAATACAAAAATCCATGGGATACGGTGACCGTATAAATCCCGACCGCCAGAAATACAAGGCGTGTGCGAGTATAGAAGAAAATATTCTCGGTATTATAATGCTGAGAAGCGATTATCTGCGGGATGAAAAAATAATGAGCCGCATAAAGCCCGAGCTTTTCATCTGCGAATTCAATCGTCGGGTATTTAGCGGTATTCTGGAGATCTCGGCTCAAAATGAGGGAAGCTTCGACATAGGAGAACTGGGGCAGTTTTTTACTCCCGAGGAGATGGGCGCAATAATGAAAATGCAGGTGAATCGCTCCAGGCTTTCCAACAACTCTCCCGATGTGCTGGACGAGCTTATAGAGCGACTTGTTGAGCAAAACAATAAGAAAAATGCGGGTGAAATGTCCCTGGAAGAATACCTGCAATCGCTCAAAAACAAATTAAGTTGA
- a CDS encoding deoxyguanosinetriphosphate triphosphohydrolase, which translates to MYKVNDADSVFGFEAQRLSEFATLSRNTKGRLRPMQECDIRTPFSRDRDRITHSKAFRRLMHKTQVFLTPEGDHYRTRLTHTFEVTQIARVIARALGLNEDLTEAAALGHDLGHTPFGHAGERLLNSVYEGGFAHYEQSLRVADLLENNGMGLNLTYEVRDAIRNHSGSNRAITPEGRIIKFADRIAYINHDIDDAIRAGIMKSDDIPRDLRQILGDTHGVRINTLVRDTIFNSKGAEIRMSPEIDDAMNRLREFMFEAVYKNPVAKGEEEKANVMLTHLYEHFYRYPEKLPPEYRNYLDRFPKGRVVCDYISSMTDRYAVRTFNELFVPKVWRRV; encoded by the coding sequence ATGTATAAAGTCAATGATGCCGACAGCGTTTTCGGCTTTGAGGCGCAAAGGCTGAGCGAGTTTGCTACGTTGTCTCGCAACACCAAGGGGCGCCTGCGCCCCATGCAGGAGTGTGATATACGCACGCCTTTTTCGCGTGACCGGGACCGGATAACTCATTCAAAGGCTTTTCGCCGTCTTATGCATAAAACCCAGGTCTTTCTGACTCCCGAGGGCGACCATTACCGCACACGTCTGACGCACACCTTCGAGGTGACACAAATTGCCCGTGTTATAGCCCGTGCACTCGGTCTTAATGAGGACCTTACCGAAGCGGCGGCGCTTGGACATGATTTGGGCCATACTCCTTTCGGGCACGCAGGAGAAAGACTGCTTAACAGTGTTTACGAGGGCGGCTTTGCGCATTACGAACAGAGTCTCAGAGTAGCTGACCTTCTGGAAAACAACGGCATGGGGCTCAACCTTACTTATGAGGTGAGGGATGCCATCCGCAATCATTCCGGCTCCAACCGCGCCATTACTCCCGAGGGCAGAATAATAAAATTTGCTGACCGCATTGCCTACATAAATCACGATATTGACGATGCCATACGTGCAGGCATCATGAAAAGCGATGATATCCCACGCGATTTACGTCAGATTCTGGGTGATACTCACGGTGTGCGTATCAATACGCTGGTACGGGATACAATATTCAACAGCAAGGGCGCCGAAATACGCATGTCTCCGGAAATCGACGATGCAATGAACAGATTGCGGGAATTTATGTTCGAGGCGGTTTACAAAAACCCCGTTGCAAAGGGGGAGGAAGAAAAAGCGAATGTTATGCTGACTCATCTTTATGAGCACTTCTACCGCTATCCCGAAAAGCTTCCGCCCGAATACCGTAATTATCTTGACCGTTTCCCAAAGGGACGGGTTGTTTGTGATTATATTTCGTCCATGACCGACAGATACGCAGTGCGTACCTTCAACGAGCTGTTTGTTCCGAAGGTCTGGCGCAGAGTTTAG
- a CDS encoding S-layer homology domain-containing protein, whose amino-acid sequence MPLYLGDNMKKAFVLIILTLILLLPVCAAPEGYFNRVPHWCFNEMAVIEQWDFVPECQTGDTFITCFSGNASFALEPSQRFEAQNTPYAAVRVRCRNGGNFGLYTTDKTEKAVIQLPASSEWSEYIIDMSQYPSWRDTSEKVFIEYDTEIDIERLGFFRTAPEAKAFLAEKNGVNKGILPPKWDFKNPETLSMWRVNGSTLTYEKGIAKFTSLGTDPQIIADLAEDRYFDAKSFPIFAFRANVKSDNSTATLFFKTTTQSSWKHVNIQYSSTDGWQECIADMRTSTSWDGNVTDVRFDVSNNTGSNDIDALVYLDKAGFFATVEEARAFLREDTANDGDGDIHIWNFKNPSDIEEWSTNGCSFTCTQNAGYLVPGSSDPYISYTANAEKGGFIDADKFKWAAVRMALKSASDKQLIGEWFYEDLADPDIIAPSHSKFTIPSENITSNDWFVYKIDLSDPASDSSERYEQYKGNDYDDQLWQGLMTKFRLDPINSSYTNYTEEIFIDTIALFETEEQLDSYFASHPAPPKPDFKAANSNITHRTDFYRKAIMANGLSWQNFMLSENSAFNDYTTINTQPSSESSRLVVMFKAEDEDLFKPIPLSYVTKSDKYPHFAASDKKGAYYLGYADAFFEDTVQHHAEEYITDIACRGIMQGTDANIFSPDMPFTRGMLITALGRMHNTDTSLYDGITSYKDTAENEYYAPYLDWAEENGINVAFTDESFLSEKPVTRSDVALTLKKYLEVYNYGIREYSNISPVSDIASLSDAAEIAIVKMLDLGVMSEQDEKLFDHSAIMTRADGAQIFARLIRVILGVEGYDGYDSEYYSKPRIKIAAWSGINDFEFTEDFFRSYADCGFNWLIAGMGWDKGFLFNMADKYGVQIIARDIPVFNTSKGTVDYNRIRSYTDRDSWFGNYITDEPGTDNYDALATVANMYYEETGKIPFVNLLPMYASKAQLKYGAGTDLSLGSYSGLEERTEIYRDYCQQFVDKFNAPYICTDIYPLSWSDGQKTTMNNYLEYINIIADVARDSECEFYCCFQTFGWNEAKRTPNSQEYRWQIYSLLSFGCTGLMAWNYAGYTDFPSIVNVKNYTNTQAYYDLKPVLKEVNMISDIFMQYKNLGAFNHNYGKVQSTENSHYLYISDQYTDFDAITDITCDDLLLFGCFEKKIGAGKAFTVVNMSEIADEKTVTLTFRADNYNTVTAYPMGVKTVLTPQSGVYTLTLECGQGVFVTLD is encoded by the coding sequence ATGCCTTTATATTTAGGAGATAACATGAAGAAAGCTTTTGTACTGATAATACTCACTTTAATACTTTTGCTGCCTGTATGTGCCGCCCCCGAAGGGTATTTCAACCGTGTACCGCACTGGTGTTTCAATGAAATGGCAGTTATAGAGCAGTGGGACTTTGTGCCCGAATGCCAAACGGGTGACACATTTATCACCTGTTTCTCGGGTAATGCATCGTTTGCGCTTGAGCCGTCACAGCGATTTGAAGCGCAAAATACACCTTATGCCGCTGTCCGCGTACGTTGCCGAAACGGCGGAAACTTCGGGCTTTACACAACCGACAAAACCGAAAAAGCCGTAATACAGCTTCCCGCAAGCAGTGAATGGTCAGAGTACATCATTGATATGTCACAATATCCCTCTTGGCGCGATACCTCAGAAAAGGTATTTATTGAATACGACACCGAAATTGATATTGAACGCTTGGGATTTTTCCGTACCGCTCCCGAGGCAAAAGCGTTTCTCGCGGAGAAAAACGGTGTGAACAAAGGCATACTTCCGCCAAAGTGGGATTTTAAAAATCCCGAAACACTTTCTATGTGGAGAGTAAACGGCTCCACGCTCACCTACGAAAAGGGAATTGCAAAATTCACATCTCTGGGAACCGACCCTCAGATAATAGCCGACCTTGCGGAGGATCGTTACTTTGATGCAAAATCATTTCCGATTTTCGCCTTTCGCGCAAATGTCAAATCAGACAATTCCACGGCGACACTGTTTTTCAAGACAACCACCCAGTCAAGCTGGAAACACGTTAATATACAGTACAGCTCCACTGACGGCTGGCAAGAATGTATCGCCGATATGAGAACTTCGACATCTTGGGACGGAAATGTTACGGATGTGCGTTTTGACGTTTCAAACAATACGGGTTCAAACGATATTGATGCACTGGTTTATCTGGACAAAGCGGGCTTTTTTGCCACCGTTGAGGAAGCACGTGCATTTCTGAGAGAGGATACTGCAAACGACGGCGACGGTGATATACATATCTGGAATTTTAAAAACCCGAGTGATATCGAAGAATGGTCAACCAACGGTTGCAGCTTCACCTGCACTCAAAATGCAGGTTACTTGGTACCCGGATCAAGCGACCCATATATCAGTTACACTGCCAATGCGGAAAAAGGAGGTTTCATTGACGCTGATAAGTTCAAATGGGCGGCAGTGCGCATGGCTCTGAAAAGTGCGTCCGATAAACAGCTTATCGGTGAATGGTTTTACGAGGACCTTGCCGATCCGGATATTATAGCGCCAAGCCATTCCAAATTTACAATTCCGTCGGAAAATATCACCTCAAACGACTGGTTTGTTTACAAAATCGACCTTTCGGACCCTGCCTCCGACAGCTCCGAGCGTTATGAACAGTATAAGGGCAACGACTACGACGATCAGCTTTGGCAGGGGCTTATGACAAAATTCCGTCTGGACCCCATAAATTCTTCATACACCAATTATACCGAAGAAATCTTTATTGATACCATCGCACTGTTTGAAACCGAAGAACAGCTTGACAGCTATTTCGCATCCCATCCTGCACCGCCCAAGCCCGATTTTAAGGCGGCAAACAGTAATATTACACACCGTACCGATTTTTACCGCAAGGCTATTATGGCAAATGGCTTGAGCTGGCAGAATTTTATGCTTTCCGAAAATTCCGCCTTTAACGATTACACTACCATTAATACACAGCCTTCATCGGAAAGCTCACGTCTTGTTGTTATGTTCAAAGCTGAAGATGAAGACCTCTTTAAGCCTATTCCGCTGTCTTATGTGACCAAATCCGATAAATATCCGCACTTTGCCGCAAGTGACAAGAAAGGGGCATACTATCTGGGCTATGCCGACGCGTTTTTTGAAGACACTGTACAGCATCATGCCGAGGAATACATAACCGATATAGCCTGCCGAGGTATAATGCAAGGTACAGATGCGAACATTTTTTCACCCGATATGCCATTTACCCGCGGAATGCTTATTACAGCTCTGGGACGTATGCACAACACAGATACCTCGCTTTACGACGGCATTACCTCCTACAAGGACACAGCAGAAAACGAATATTATGCTCCCTACCTTGATTGGGCTGAAGAAAACGGCATAAACGTTGCTTTTACAGATGAAAGCTTCCTGAGCGAAAAGCCCGTGACGCGCAGTGATGTTGCTCTCACACTGAAAAAATATCTTGAAGTCTACAATTACGGAATACGGGAATATTCAAATATCTCTCCTGTTTCTGATATTGCTTCGCTTTCCGACGCTGCCGAAATTGCAATAGTAAAAATGCTGGATCTGGGAGTAATGAGCGAGCAGGATGAAAAGCTGTTTGACCACTCCGCAATAATGACACGTGCCGACGGTGCACAAATATTCGCGCGCCTTATACGCGTTATTCTGGGCGTTGAAGGCTACGACGGATATGACAGTGAGTATTACTCAAAGCCCCGTATAAAAATTGCCGCCTGGAGCGGTATAAACGACTTTGAATTCACGGAGGATTTTTTCCGAAGCTACGCAGATTGCGGTTTCAACTGGCTTATTGCCGGAATGGGATGGGACAAAGGCTTTCTGTTTAACATGGCTGACAAATACGGCGTACAGATAATTGCCCGTGATATTCCGGTATTCAACACATCAAAAGGAACGGTAGACTACAACCGTATCCGTTCTTACACCGACCGCGACTCGTGGTTCGGAAATTACATTACCGACGAGCCGGGTACAGATAATTACGACGCTCTTGCAACGGTTGCAAACATGTACTACGAAGAAACCGGAAAAATCCCCTTTGTAAACCTTTTACCAATGTATGCCTCCAAAGCACAGCTGAAATACGGTGCGGGAACAGACCTCAGTCTCGGCAGCTACAGTGGTCTTGAAGAACGAACCGAAATATACCGAGACTACTGTCAGCAGTTTGTTGATAAATTCAACGCGCCCTATATCTGCACCGACATCTACCCTCTCAGCTGGTCAGACGGTCAGAAAACCACAATGAACAATTATCTTGAATACATCAATATAATTGCCGATGTGGCAAGAGACAGCGAGTGTGAATTTTACTGCTGTTTCCAGACCTTCGGATGGAATGAAGCAAAGCGTACACCAAACTCTCAGGAATACCGCTGGCAGATATATTCTCTGTTAAGCTTCGGCTGTACGGGGCTTATGGCATGGAACTATGCCGGCTATACTGACTTTCCCTCCATTGTTAATGTCAAAAACTACACCAACACTCAGGCATATTACGACCTTAAACCCGTTCTCAAAGAGGTCAATATGATTTCAGACATATTCATGCAATACAAAAACCTGGGTGCCTTCAACCACAATTACGGCAAAGTTCAAAGCACTGAAAATTCCCACTATCTTTACATTTCCGACCAATACACTGATTTTGACGCAATAACCGATATAACCTGCGACGACCTTTTACTGTTTGGTTGCTTTGAAAAGAAAATCGGTGCGGGAAAAGCCTTTACGGTAGTTAATATGTCCGAGATTGCAGATGAAAAAACAGTTACACTCACCTTCCGCGCGGACAACTATAATACCGTCACGGCATACCCCATGGGAGTAAAAACCGTACTTACACCGCAAAGTGGCGTGTATACACTCACTCTGGAATGCGGTCAGGGTGTATTTGTGACACTTGATTAG